TCCCGGAATTGTGCTGCTTCTGATACCTGGGCATTTGATGGCTGCTAAACGGGGTTACTCCTTGGTAGAGTGGAACTGGGTAACCGCATCCTTATTGTTATTCTCCCTATCTGGCATCCTATGGCTAGCTTTCTTACTTCCCCTCCAGCGTAAAATGATTCGTTACAGCGAAGAGTCCCTGCGGCTTGGACAGCAGACAGCAGCTTATCGGCGTGTATCAAAAAAGTGGGATATCCTTGGTACTATAGGGACGATTCTTCCTTTGGTTTCATTAGTTTTAATGATTTGGAAGCCTGACATCTAAGGATGTTGGGCTTTTTATATGCGCGGGGGAAAGGGAACTAGAGTACGCTATTCTAACAAAAAGTGTCATAATCGCGGGGGTGAGGGAACTACAGTATGCTATTTTGCTGATTTGATGGGAAATTCAGCGATTATTGCAGAAATAAGTCCCTGTAGTTCCGCCATTACCCTCGCATCCCTGCTATTTGCCTAATTAGCGTACTTGAGTTCCCTCAGGATTTGTCGCTATTAAGAGGCTGATTTCTCAGGGCGGAGAAGCAGTTTTTCTTAGTGGTGTCCACCACTGACTTCTCTCCTTTGGAGGTTTTCTCTCCTTTGGAGGTTTTTGGTCTTAAAGGGCATCTAATGAACTGTAGGATGCTTATAGACGAGAAAATGGTTACTTTGGATACTTAATGAACTGAGATGGCGCTACCCGGCACTTTATTGGACGAATGGTGATCATTTGCTGGAAATAGCGCATCTGGCATTCATTAGATTTTCAGAATAAGCGATTTTGGCTAAATAAAGGTTATTCAGTTCGTAAGGAGGCTTGCATGGTACCTTGACTGGGTGACCTAGCCGCAGAGGCTAGATTGTTCTTATGGTGAGGTGGGCGTGGGCGCTATCCCGTTGGCTCAGTGGTTGGGGAACAGAAAGTAGTGGGCGCTATCCCGTTGGCTCAGTGGTTGGGGGAACAGAAAGTAGTGGGCGCTATCCTGTTGACTCAGTGGTTGGGGAACAGTAAGTAGTGGGAGCTATCCCGTTGGTTCAGTGGTTGGGGGAACAGAAAGTAGTGGGAGCTATCCCGTTGGCTCAGTGGTGGGGGAACAGTAAGTAGTGGGGCGCTATCCCGTTGGCTCAGTGGGTGGAGGAACAGTAAGTAGTGGGCGCTATCCCGTTGGCCAGCGGTTGGGGGAACAGAAGTAGTGGGAGCTATCCCGTTGGCTCAGTGGTTGGGGGAACAGTAAGTAGTGGGCGCTATCCCGTTAGCTCAGTGGTTGGGGGAACAGTAAGTAGTGGGAGCTATCCCGTTAGCTCAGTGGTTGGGGGAACAGTAAGTAGTTGGCGTTATCCCGTTGGCTCAGTGGTTGGGGGAACAGTAAGTAGTGGGGAACAAGGTTGTGATCAATCCGTTCTGGGGCAAACTATGCCCTAGGATAGGAGAGGCTGTGAGGATTCTGAGTCAAGGGGATAGTGGCAATAGGTGAGAACTGCTATAAACATAGCTCGAAGGTGGACACTAATGGATATTTTTTTTGTGGATACTAGTGGGAATTTTCCAATGAAATTCAAGAACTTAAATATTCGTAGGTTTGTAAGCTTTTTTTAATATTTATACGTTATGATTAGAGAAAACAGGCAGTTTGGATAAAGGATGTGAGCGTATGGATTCGAAAAGAGGCTGGTTGAAGCAATCTTTTGGAAAGCGTTTGAATTCGATACATAGCTGGAATGCTTGGATTCTGCTGCTTCTGACGGTTACTGGCATTGTGCTGAGTATTGGGGCTATTCGGGGAGAACTCGGGAGTCTGCGGGTGACGTTGAAGCAGCTTCATATTTATCTTGGCGTCGCTTCGATCGTACTCATCGCGCTATATGCGCCTATGATCCGGAAGCATTGGCACCAGATTCGCGCGCGGCGCAACCAACGCGCGAATCTGGTGTTCGTGCTCGCGCTGCTGGTTGGCTGGGCAGCTTCCGGTGTGATTCTGTGGCAGTTCAGGCACCTGCCACCGGCTCTGAACAATACGGCACTCTTCGTGCATGACCTGCTCACCTGGGTCGGAGTGCCGTATGCCCTGTACCACGCCATCTCGCGAAGCCGATGGCTCAAACGCCAACAGCGGCTGGACCAAGCCGCTGCCAAAGCAGCGCCGCCCCCAGCGGCGAAGCCCACACCCGCGGCGGCGGAGGACGCCACGGAGAAGCGCTCTGCAGCGCAGGCGGTAATCGCCGCGCTGAAGGAGTCGCCGATCACACGCGCATCGTTCCTGCGACTAGTCGCAGGGGTGCTGCTCGTGATCGCGGTAGGCCCCGCCTTTTATCGGTGGATAAAAGGCGCCTTTGATACCGGCGGGTCAACGACCGCCGAGTATATCGCCAGCGACGGCAACAAGATGCTGCCGCCGCCTGCGCCATTGCCGGACTCCGCCGCTGTGGTCGGCGGAGGGGCGAAGGGGAATTTCCGTATTTATACGGTGACGGAAATTCCGGCTTTTTCATCGGATTCATGGAAATTTGCGATATCCGGTCTTGTTGATCAGCCCAATACGTGGAGTTGGGAAGAATTCCTGAAGATGAAACGAACGGTACAAGTGAGCGATTTCCATTGTGTAACGGGATGGTCCGTATATAAATGTACATGGGAAGGCATCCCGCTCAAACAATTGCTGGCTGCGGCGGGGGTCCAATCCAAAGCGAAATATGTGAAGTTCTACTCCGGAGACAAGGTTTATACGGATGCTCTATCTCTAGATCAAGCAAACGGAGACGATATCATGGTTGCTGTGATGATGGACGGGAAACCCATTCCTCAGAAACTGGGCGGTCCTGTCAGACTCATTGTTCCTCAGATGTATGCCTATAAATCGGTCAAATGGCTGCAAGCCATCGAGCTGATTGAGAAGGAACATATAGGATATTGGGAAGTTAGAGGTTACGATAACGACGCATGGGTAGATGCTTCTAAGGCTTAGCAAGGTCGCGGTAGAAGTAAGGATATGCCTGACTTTCCGAGCGCTTTTTGGTATAGTAAGACTAAGAAGCCAGCTTGGAAATGAGGGGAATTGGTCATG
Above is a genomic segment from Paenibacillus sp. HWE-109 containing:
- a CDS encoding DUF2269 family protein, producing MLLFLHVLGAVMFLGNIVTGAFWKVRAHYGKQDLMTIHLTVKNIMLADYIFTVPGIVLLLIPGHLMAAKRGYSLVEWNWVTASLLLFSLSGILWLAFLLPLQRKMIRYSEESLRLGQQTAAYRRVSKKWDILGTIGTILPLVSLVLMIWKPDI
- a CDS encoding molybdopterin-dependent oxidoreductase, with the protein product MDSKRGWLKQSFGKRLNSIHSWNAWILLLLTVTGIVLSIGAIRGELGSLRVTLKQLHIYLGVASIVLIALYAPMIRKHWHQIRARRNQRANLVFVLALLVGWAASGVILWQFRHLPPALNNTALFVHDLLTWVGVPYALYHAISRSRWLKRQQRLDQAAAKAAPPPAAKPTPAAAEDATEKRSAAQAVIAALKESPITRASFLRLVAGVLLVIAVGPAFYRWIKGAFDTGGSTTAEYIASDGNKMLPPPAPLPDSAAVVGGGAKGNFRIYTVTEIPAFSSDSWKFAISGLVDQPNTWSWEEFLKMKRTVQVSDFHCVTGWSVYKCTWEGIPLKQLLAAAGVQSKAKYVKFYSGDKVYTDALSLDQANGDDIMVAVMMDGKPIPQKLGGPVRLIVPQMYAYKSVKWLQAIELIEKEHIGYWEVRGYDNDAWVDASKA